A region from the Candidatus Hydrogenedentota bacterium genome encodes:
- a CDS encoding DUF1501 domain-containing protein: MNRRDFLWKLGGGLGGIALAQMLARDGLLPRAEAAVRRGGLGAGLPDGLHHTPRATRVVQLFMSGAASQCDTFDYKPLLIEKAGQKFDPGEKVELFQSEAGVVMPSPWAWKQRGQCGKWISDLVPHLAECADDMAFLHSMISKSNVHGPATFMQATGFVLPGFPGMGAWIAYGLGSMNDNLPTFVVLPDSRGFAPNGPKNWSAGFLPSSYQGTMIRPSAPNPIADLFPPKDSFVTPENDRDALAVLNQLNWEHAQTREGDSRLDARIASYELAAKLQVSAPEVLDLSGETEATKRLYGLDEHETEDFGRNCLVARRLLERGVRFVQVWSGADNGHPRRNWDSHEDLARDHAIMAKGMDKPAAALLIDLKSRGMLDDTIVIWTTEFGRMPCSQGGAGRDHNPFTFTSWLAGGGIKGGTSYGTSDEWSYKAAENPTYCYDLHATVLHLLGIDHTQLTYRNNGIDRRLTDVHGHVIREIIA; encoded by the coding sequence ATGAATCGCCGTGATTTCTTATGGAAACTGGGCGGGGGCTTGGGCGGGATCGCGCTGGCGCAGATGCTGGCGCGGGACGGTCTGTTGCCGCGCGCGGAGGCGGCGGTCCGCCGCGGCGGATTGGGCGCGGGGTTGCCGGACGGCCTGCACCATACGCCGCGGGCGACACGCGTGGTGCAGTTGTTCATGTCCGGCGCGGCGAGCCAGTGCGACACCTTCGACTACAAGCCGCTCTTAATCGAAAAGGCGGGTCAGAAGTTCGATCCGGGCGAGAAGGTCGAACTGTTTCAGAGCGAGGCCGGCGTGGTGATGCCGTCGCCGTGGGCGTGGAAACAGCGGGGACAGTGTGGTAAGTGGATTTCCGATCTCGTCCCGCACCTCGCCGAGTGCGCGGACGACATGGCCTTTCTGCATTCGATGATTTCGAAGTCGAACGTGCACGGCCCCGCGACGTTCATGCAGGCCACGGGTTTCGTCTTGCCTGGTTTCCCCGGTATGGGCGCGTGGATCGCGTACGGCCTCGGCAGCATGAACGACAATCTGCCGACCTTTGTCGTGTTGCCCGATTCGCGCGGGTTTGCGCCGAACGGTCCGAAGAACTGGAGCGCGGGCTTCCTGCCGTCCTCGTATCAAGGCACGATGATCCGGCCCAGCGCGCCGAATCCCATTGCCGATCTGTTTCCTCCGAAAGACTCCTTCGTCACGCCGGAGAACGATCGCGACGCGCTCGCGGTGTTGAACCAACTGAACTGGGAACATGCGCAAACGCGCGAGGGCGATTCGCGACTCGACGCGCGCATTGCAAGTTACGAACTCGCCGCGAAACTGCAGGTCAGCGCGCCGGAAGTGCTCGACCTCTCCGGCGAAACGGAAGCGACGAAAAGACTCTACGGCCTCGACGAGCACGAAACGGAAGATTTCGGGCGCAACTGCCTTGTCGCGCGGCGTCTGCTCGAACGCGGCGTGCGCTTCGTGCAGGTGTGGAGCGGGGCGGACAACGGCCACCCGCGCCGCAACTGGGACTCGCACGAAGACCTCGCGCGCGACCACGCCATCATGGCCAAGGGTATGGACAAACCCGCTGCCGCGCTGCTCATCGATCTCAAATCGCGCGGCATGCTCGACGACACCATCGTCATCTGGACCACGGAGTTCGGGCGCATGCCCTGCAGCCAAGGCGGCGCGGGCCGCGATCACAATCCGTTTACGTTTACCTCATGGCTCGCCGGCGGCGGCATCAAAGGCGGAACAAGCTACGGCACGAGTGATGAATGGTCCTACAAAGCCGCCGAAAACCCCACCTACTGCTACGACCTCCACGCTACCGTCCTCCACCTTCTCGGCATCGACCACACCCAACTCACCTACCGCAACAATGGCATTGACCGGCGGTTGACGGATGTGCACGGACACGTGATTCGCGAGATCATCGCCTGA